In Nicotiana tabacum cultivar K326 chromosome 17, ASM71507v2, whole genome shotgun sequence, one DNA window encodes the following:
- the LOC142172063 gene encoding uncharacterized protein LOC142172063 has product MAPSKKFRIQAKNYFLTYPHRSLTKDEALTQLQNISTPVNKLFIRISRELHEDGEPHLHVLIQFEGKYVCTNNRAFDLTSPTRSAHFHPKIQGAKSSSDVKTYVEKDGDFFDFGVFQIDGRSSRGGCQSANDSYAKAINSGSTINALKILMEEQPRDYIRDLDKLRANLDRHFCPPKQLFISKWDPQSYVVPDDIEQWLGEVFEDPSARPVKNNSSDRPLSLILEGPSRTGKTAWARSLGVHNYISGHLDFNAKSYSNNVTYNVIDDISLIRVRSPNQS; this is encoded by the coding sequence ATGGCACCGTCTAAAAAATTTAGAATTCAAGCCAAGAATTATTTCTTGACTTATCCCCACCGTTCTCTTACAAAAGACGAAGCTCTTACACAGTTACAAAATATTTCTACCCcagtaaataaattatttattaggATTTCCAGAGAATTACACGAAGATGGGGAACCTCATCTCCATGTGCTCATCCAATTCGAAGGCAAGTATGTCTGCACCAACAATAGAGCATTCGACCTCACTTCCCCAACCAGGTCAGCACATTTCCATCCGAAAATTCAGGGAGCTAAGTCCTCCTCCGATGTTAAAACATACGTGGAGAAAGACGgagatttttttgattttggagtTTTCCAAATCGATGGCAGATCAAGTAGAGGAGGTTGCCAATCTGCCAACGATTCATACGCAAAGGCCATTAATTCAGGATCCACCATTAATGCCCTTAAAATATTAATGGAGGAACAGCCCAGAGATTATATTAGAGATTTAGATAAATTAAGGGCTAATTTAGATAGACATTTCTGCCCTCCTAAACAACTATTTATTTCAAAATGGGACCCACAAAgctatgtggtcccagatgatatAGAGCAATGGTTAGGTGAGGTTTTCGAAGACCCATCTGCGAGGCCAGTGAAGAATAATAGTAGTGACAGACCATTGAGTCTGATACTGGAGGGGCCAAGCAGAACAGGTAAGACTGCTTGGGCCAGATCATTAGGCgttcataattatattagtggTCATTTAGATTTTAATGCAAAATCTTATTCCAATAATGTAACTTATAACGTCATTGATGACATATCCCTAATAAGAGTGAGGTCTCCGAATCAGAGCTAG